A single genomic interval of Methanooceanicella nereidis harbors:
- a CDS encoding UbiA family prenyltransferase has product MTENVNANTTMEKWIADVKYSRLFSEMQNELIYGGHLASMVSPAFVLSVAAILNTAVDLPILLISYLIPLIVYSYNYYGELEKDMLTNPERASFVEKKVKSYPVRIVAYILILGLLLLFFANYYLIGFIFALVFGGILFTVFLKDLTKKIVCFKNVYTALMWASSGAFLFLFYYSLDLNLAFVLIFIFIFLKVILNVIFFDLKDIEGDGERGLKTLPVLLGKNGTLKFLHGLSIFAFVPLFIGIYLGVIPLFALSLLSLCIYNYYYLKKAETIDNRNLRILSYTMADAEFLIWPILLLVGKTIFLSVA; this is encoded by the coding sequence ATGACCGAGAATGTAAATGCGAACACAACAATGGAAAAATGGATAGCAGATGTTAAATATTCCAGGCTATTCTCCGAGATGCAGAACGAGCTTATATACGGGGGACATCTTGCATCAATGGTATCCCCGGCTTTTGTACTGTCAGTGGCAGCGATCCTGAACACTGCAGTTGATCTGCCCATATTGTTAATATCATATCTCATACCCCTGATAGTATACAGCTACAATTATTATGGTGAGCTGGAAAAAGATATGCTTACAAACCCGGAAAGGGCTTCTTTCGTAGAAAAGAAGGTCAAATCGTATCCGGTCAGGATAGTTGCCTATATACTGATCTTAGGGTTGCTGCTATTATTTTTCGCGAACTATTACCTCATAGGGTTCATTTTCGCCCTGGTGTTCGGCGGAATTTTGTTCACGGTCTTCCTAAAGGACTTAACAAAAAAGATAGTCTGTTTTAAGAATGTGTACACAGCCCTGATGTGGGCGTCATCGGGCGCGTTTCTTTTCCTCTTCTATTATTCGCTGGACTTGAACCTCGCATTCGTCCTTATATTCATATTCATATTCCTGAAGGTCATATTGAACGTCATATTCTTTGATCTTAAGGACATCGAAGGGGACGGGGAGAGAGGATTAAAGACCCTGCCCGTGCTACTGGGCAAGAATGGTACGCTCAAGTTCTTACATGGCCTGAGCATTTTCGCATTCGTACCGTTATTCATAGGGATCTACCTGGGAGTGATACCGCTTTTTGCCCTATCGCTATTATCATTATGCATATACAATTACTATTACCTTAAAAAAGCGGAGACTATCGACAACAGGAATCTTCGTATCCTGTCATACACCATGGCGGATGCGGAATTTCTCATCTGGCCGATACTGCTTCTGGTTGGAAAGACGATCTTCTTAAGCGTTGCGTAA
- a CDS encoding YidH family protein, whose product MADVGPEHSEEEVKDQIKLAHERTFLAKERNLLANERTLSAWIRTGLSLVAVALALPRLLELSHWLWALRIIGVVFITTATVVFVIAYRSYSAINRKLTEEGVESTPTWVLKIVILALLLCNVLALLLLFQEQ is encoded by the coding sequence GTGGCTGATGTCGGACCGGAGCATAGCGAAGAAGAAGTGAAAGATCAGATTAAGCTCGCGCATGAAAGGACCTTTCTGGCAAAGGAGAGAAATCTTCTTGCCAACGAGCGTACCCTTAGCGCATGGATACGGACCGGGCTGTCTCTGGTAGCCGTGGCACTGGCGCTTCCAAGGCTTTTAGAGCTCAGCCATTGGTTATGGGCTCTACGGATAATAGGCGTTGTTTTCATTACGACCGCAACGGTGGTATTCGTGATCGCTTACCGGAGCTACTCGGCCATAAATAGAAAACTGACAGAGGAAGGGGTCGAGAGCACGCCGACCTGGGTCCTGAAGATCGTGATACTGGCGCTGTTATTATGTAACGTTCTGGCTCTTTTATTGCTATTCCAGGAACAATGA
- a CDS encoding protease inhibitor I42 family protein, with protein sequence MNQRKYFLLTMITIILFFVLISGCTEEKAVIKTFNESNSGETVNIENGEIFHIQLFENPSTGYSWNMTYTEGLELMSDEYTQSNTTEQIVGAGGTHDWEFKAIKTGEQQIKGIYHRPWEGINESINYTTFELIVKVA encoded by the coding sequence ATGAACCAGAGAAAATATTTCCTGCTGACAATGATAACGATCATTTTGTTTTTCGTCCTGATCTCAGGATGCACTGAGGAGAAAGCTGTGATCAAGACTTTTAACGAGTCGAATAGCGGCGAGACCGTGAATATTGAAAATGGCGAAATATTCCATATACAGCTATTTGAAAACCCGTCGACGGGGTACAGCTGGAATATGACGTATACCGAAGGCCTTGAGCTGATGAGCGATGAATATACCCAGAGCAATACCACCGAGCAGATCGTCGGCGCAGGCGGCACCCACGACTGGGAGTTTAAAGCTATTAAGACCGGAGAGCAGCAGATAAAAGGTATATATCATCGTCCATGGGAAGGGATCAACGAAAGCATAAATTACACTACTTTCGAATTAATCGTAAAAGTGGCCTGA
- a CDS encoding bacteriophage holin translates to MVKEIKPVQFGLALGIIWGFGVLMLGLMATFLGWGVQAVSTIGSVYLGYELSVIGSIIGLIWAIVDGFIAGFLIAYIYNVLTKSMA, encoded by the coding sequence ATGGTCAAAGAGATCAAACCAGTTCAATTCGGATTAGCCCTGGGCATCATCTGGGGCTTTGGTGTTTTAATGCTCGGGCTTATGGCCACTTTTCTCGGATGGGGCGTGCAGGCAGTATCAACGATCGGTTCCGTTTATCTCGGCTATGAACTATCGGTGATCGGGAGTATCATCGGCCTTATATGGGCCATCGTGGACGGTTTTATAGCCGGTTTTCTGATAGCGTATATCTATAACGTTCTGACGAAATCTATGGCATAA
- a CDS encoding UbiA family prenyltransferase: protein MYEISFKKNRISNIFTRLSNEFIYGGHLVSLHAPSHVLTIAILLSMGVEFSILLIAYIIPLIVYAYNYYGELEKDILTNPERAAYLDKKIRSFPYVLGFYIVSLFALMLIFANMYLIYFILALIIGGVLFTVFFKDLTKIVPCFKNIYTSFTWAIAGAFFLLINYSLEFRPFFVLLFLFIFMRSILNVFFFDLKDLEGDRQRGLLTIPVMVGKEKTLKFLHALNLFSFSPIIIGIFIGEIPALASFLLLTGIYAFYYLKRAETTEERELRQISYMIVDSEFIFWPVLLLIGKILLNVSVF, encoded by the coding sequence ATGTATGAGATCTCTTTTAAAAAGAACAGGATATCGAATATTTTCACACGCCTTTCGAACGAGTTTATTTATGGCGGGCACCTCGTGTCTTTACATGCTCCATCGCATGTCCTGACAATTGCGATACTTTTAAGCATGGGTGTTGAATTTTCCATACTATTGATCGCCTACATAATTCCGCTGATAGTCTACGCATATAATTACTACGGCGAGCTGGAAAAGGATATTCTCACAAATCCCGAAAGAGCGGCATACCTGGATAAAAAGATAAGATCATTCCCATACGTACTGGGATTTTACATCGTGTCCCTTTTTGCATTAATGCTCATTTTTGCGAACATGTACCTTATCTATTTCATCCTTGCATTAATAATCGGAGGAGTATTATTTACGGTCTTTTTTAAAGACCTTACAAAAATAGTACCATGCTTTAAAAACATATACACATCGTTCACATGGGCGATAGCCGGAGCTTTTTTCCTGCTTATAAATTATTCGCTTGAATTCAGGCCATTCTTCGTGCTGCTTTTCTTATTTATATTCATGAGGTCCATTCTAAACGTGTTCTTTTTCGATCTTAAAGATCTTGAGGGCGACAGACAAAGGGGTTTATTGACGATACCGGTCATGGTCGGTAAAGAAAAAACATTGAAATTCTTACACGCGCTGAACTTATTCTCGTTTTCGCCGATCATCATAGGGATATTTATCGGAGAGATCCCCGCACTGGCGTCATTCCTGCTTCTTACAGGCATTTATGCCTTTTATTACCTGAAGAGAGCGGAAACTACTGAAGAAAGAGAACTTCGGCAAATATCCTATATGATAGTGGATTCGGAATTTATTTTCTGGCCTGTTTTGCTTTTGATCGGAAAAATCCTACTTAATGTAAGCGTCTTTTAA
- a CDS encoding sensor histidine kinase: protein MYDEVKKVKMFNIFLFILISFQCAISMSLVTILIYSYVNEFLTMITVISAVLLLMICLPLSIQLYWSSTDKNLKIIFLGLAANYFLLSISGILWYLMPVTFDLPWLVPAGKMIMIMACSAVLVTLFMIVRVHYDQIKQQIRHFIIFVNAASAFLIVYFMAVNIFEGSSNAFDILVYGSCVLIDIGILTQASILLIIYMPTKYRYAFSIILADFLLSIIGDSLNLVAYLGMYDTFGYSQFFYDLMLIVVAVALVIYSLSGIRPTTIEEVNKELYDTKHLMHDLIMQSPDGICICDINGGIILSNKSFKRMFDLNDQNIAGFSIFNQGDKLSEEFKDKILRVKKGSIVVLSGLKLNDHDSMQDKYVSMKVFPTYSSENKISSYIVLSEDITERKRAEEELLQEKMQVELYIDLMGHDINNMNQIGIGYLEMALDTFNLNDDNKTFLVKPLEALENSSNLIQNVRKIRKLKTDNFSFEPVDLEEVLLEAIQEYSDIPGRDISIEYDGLKGCVLANPLVKDIFTNLLNNSVKHSNGPIIVKVRSVEILEGDKKYYRIEVEDDGPGIPDDMKPIVFDRMHRSKTRTGGNGLGLYLVNMLVETFNGTINVEDRVSGDRTKGTRFIVMLPAAENVSLN, encoded by the coding sequence ATGTATGACGAGGTCAAAAAAGTAAAAATGTTCAATATATTTCTTTTCATATTGATATCTTTCCAGTGCGCTATTTCCATGTCCCTGGTAACGATTTTGATCTACTCATATGTCAACGAGTTCCTGACCATGATCACAGTCATATCTGCCGTGCTTTTACTCATGATATGCCTGCCTCTGTCCATACAACTTTACTGGTCCAGTACTGATAAAAATCTGAAAATAATATTTCTCGGTTTGGCAGCCAACTATTTTCTTCTTTCGATCTCGGGAATACTATGGTACCTGATGCCGGTGACGTTTGATCTTCCATGGCTTGTGCCCGCAGGAAAGATGATCATGATCATGGCGTGTTCGGCCGTTCTGGTGACCCTGTTCATGATCGTGAGAGTGCATTATGATCAGATCAAACAGCAGATCAGGCATTTTATCATTTTTGTGAATGCAGCGTCAGCTTTTCTGATAGTCTATTTCATGGCGGTCAACATTTTTGAAGGAAGCAGTAATGCGTTTGATATACTGGTATACGGGTCATGTGTCCTGATCGATATTGGCATTCTTACGCAGGCTTCGATACTTCTAATCATCTATATGCCAACTAAATACCGATACGCCTTTTCTATAATCCTCGCAGATTTTCTTCTCAGCATAATAGGCGACTCTTTGAACCTGGTGGCTTACCTGGGCATGTACGATACGTTCGGATATTCGCAGTTCTTTTATGACCTCATGCTGATAGTGGTCGCGGTTGCGCTGGTCATTTACTCGTTAAGCGGTATCCGGCCTACGACAATAGAAGAGGTAAATAAGGAGCTATACGATACGAAACATCTTATGCATGACCTGATAATGCAATCTCCCGACGGCATATGCATTTGCGACATTAACGGGGGGATAATCCTTTCCAATAAGTCCTTTAAAAGAATGTTCGACCTTAACGATCAAAATATCGCTGGTTTTAGCATTTTTAATCAGGGGGATAAACTGAGCGAAGAGTTCAAGGACAAGATACTCAGGGTTAAAAAAGGCAGTATAGTGGTATTGTCGGGGCTTAAACTGAATGACCACGACAGCATGCAGGATAAATACGTTTCAATGAAGGTTTTCCCGACATATTCATCCGAAAATAAAATATCGAGCTATATTGTCCTGTCAGAGGACATCACCGAGCGTAAACGGGCCGAAGAAGAGCTGTTACAGGAAAAAATGCAGGTCGAGCTTTATATAGACCTTATGGGGCACGACATCAATAATATGAACCAGATAGGCATAGGCTATCTGGAAATGGCCCTGGACACTTTCAATCTTAATGATGATAATAAAACATTTTTAGTAAAGCCGTTAGAAGCTCTGGAAAACAGCTCGAACCTGATACAAAACGTCAGGAAAATACGTAAGCTGAAAACCGATAACTTCAGTTTTGAGCCTGTAGACCTCGAAGAAGTCCTGCTGGAAGCCATTCAGGAATACAGTGACATTCCGGGGAGAGACATCTCGATCGAGTACGACGGCCTCAAAGGATGCGTACTTGCCAACCCTCTCGTCAAAGACATATTCACTAATCTCTTAAACAACTCGGTAAAACATTCAAACGGCCCGATCATTGTTAAAGTCAGATCAGTCGAGATATTAGAGGGCGATAAAAAGTATTACAGGATCGAAGTGGAGGATGACGGCCCCGGAATACCCGATGATATGAAACCTATCGTGTTTGACCGTATGCACCGGAGTAAGACAAGGACGGGCGGAAATGGATTGGGCCTGTACCTTGTAAATATGCTCGTCGAGACGTTCAACGGGACGATCAATGTGGAGGACCGGGTCTCCGGAGACCGGACAAAAGGCACAAGGTTCATCGTAATGCTTCCGGCCGCAGAAAACGTCAGTTTGAACTGA